In Aliiglaciecola sp. LCG003, a genomic segment contains:
- a CDS encoding transposase, producing MPQARKNQISLIDTPYYHCISRCVRRSFLCGTDLYSGQSYEHRRDWVEKRLLFLSGQFAIDVCAYAVMSNHTHVVLHVDRDAALAWSIDEVLNRYHRLHSGTLLTQRFAKGEVLSPSENISLLETVKVYRGRLYDISWFMRDLNEYIAREANKEDGCTGRFWEGRFKSQALLDEGAILTCMAYVDLNPIRAKMSKSIETASHTSIQKRIHALKQGRAQPAALMAFTGNHRKNLPKGIVYHLEDYCELLKITCRCIRESNAAHLDSYQSPILERLGLPSDHWMTLTTEFESHFCYAVGAESMMQKFKTHTSHQRLRGMSAARALFNCA from the coding sequence ATGCCGCAGGCGCGTAAAAATCAAATTAGCTTAATCGATACCCCTTATTACCACTGTATATCGCGCTGCGTGCGGCGTTCATTTTTGTGTGGGACCGATTTATATTCCGGGCAAAGTTATGAGCATCGTAGAGACTGGGTTGAGAAGCGGCTGTTATTCTTGTCCGGCCAATTTGCCATTGACGTTTGTGCCTATGCTGTAATGAGCAACCATACACATGTTGTCTTGCATGTTGACAGAGATGCGGCGTTAGCTTGGTCAATTGATGAGGTGTTAAATCGTTACCATAGACTACACAGCGGTACTTTGTTGACGCAGAGATTCGCGAAAGGAGAAGTGCTAAGCCCAAGTGAAAATATTAGCTTGCTTGAAACCGTCAAGGTGTACCGCGGTCGCTTATACGATATCAGTTGGTTTATGCGAGATCTGAATGAATATATTGCACGTGAAGCTAACAAAGAAGATGGATGTACGGGGAGGTTCTGGGAGGGGCGCTTTAAATCCCAGGCACTATTGGACGAAGGAGCGATATTGACGTGTATGGCTTATGTAGATTTAAACCCCATTCGCGCCAAGATGTCAAAAAGCATCGAGACGGCCAGTCATACTAGTATCCAGAAAAGAATTCACGCACTTAAGCAGGGCAGAGCACAGCCTGCAGCTCTGATGGCCTTCACCGGGAATCATAGAAAAAATCTGCCTAAGGGCATTGTTTACCACCTTGAGGATTATTGTGAGCTTTTGAAAATAACCTGTCGTTGTATTCGCGAAAGTAATGCGGCTCACCTAGACAGCTATCAGAGTCCCATTCTCGAGCGATTAGGCTTACCTTCAGACCATTGGATGACCTTAACCACTGAATTTGAAAGTCACTTCTGTTATGCCGTAGGAGCCGAGTCTATGATGCAAAAATTTAAAACTCATACCAGCCATCAGCGATTGCGAGGGATGAGTGCGGCAAGAGCCCTCTTTAACTGCGCCTAA